The following are encoded in a window of Bacillota bacterium genomic DNA:
- a CDS encoding 2-oxoacid:ferredoxin oxidoreductase subunit gamma: MHEEVIFAGFGGQGVLLMGQLVTYAGMMEGRNVTWMPSYGPEMRGGTANCGVVVSEREIASPLVSEPTSVVAMNRPSLEKFQGMVTPGGLIIYNSSLVDVKPARNDVRVLAVPANEIANDIGDTRVANMVALGAYLGVTGVVSVDTVLEAMNKVLPERRHGLIPLNEKALAKGMDLAAAALKAG, from the coding sequence ATGCACGAGGAGGTCATCTTCGCGGGATTCGGCGGGCAGGGCGTGCTCCTCATGGGACAGCTCGTGACATACGCCGGAATGATGGAAGGCCGGAACGTGACCTGGATGCCGTCGTACGGACCGGAAATGCGCGGCGGCACGGCCAATTGTGGCGTGGTGGTGTCGGAGAGAGAGATCGCTTCGCCCCTTGTGAGTGAGCCCACGAGCGTGGTCGCGATGAACAGGCCGTCTCTGGAGAAATTCCAGGGCATGGTGACTCCTGGCGGCCTCATCATATATAACAGCTCTCTCGTGGACGTCAAGCCTGCGAGGAACGATGTCAGGGTGCTTGCGGTCCCCGCGAACGAGATAGCCAATGACATCGGCGACACGAGAGTGGCGAACATGGTGGCTCTCGGTGCGTACCTTGGTGTGACGGGCGTGGTGAGCGTCGACACGGTGCTTGAGGCGATGAACAAGGTGCTTCCGGAGCGCCGCCACGGGCTCATCCCGCTCAACGAGAAAGCCCTCGCAAAGGGAATGGACCTCGCGGCCGCGGCCCTCAAGGCAGGGTGA
- a CDS encoding 4Fe-4S binding protein: protein MPKVVFNEERCKGCELCVTFCPRKALTMAEHFNSKGFHPATITDEERCNSCTACARMCPEVAIEVYR from the coding sequence ATGCCCAAAGTCGTGTTCAATGAGGAGCGGTGCAAAGGGTGCGAGCTGTGCGTAACCTTCTGTCCGCGGAAAGCCCTGACCATGGCCGAGCACTTCAACAGCAAGGGATTTCATCCGGCCACTATAACAGATGAGGAACGATGCAACTCGTGCACCGCGTGCGCCCGGATGTGCCCTGAAGTGGCCATCGAAGTCTACAGATAG
- a CDS encoding 3-methyl-2-oxobutanoate dehydrogenase subunit VorB, which produces MAEKVLMKGNEAVAEAAIMAGCRCFFGYPITPQNEIPEYMARRMPEVGGVFLQAESEVAGSNMVYGAACAGARVMTTSSSPGISLMQEAISYMAGAELPCVIVNIVRGGPGLGGIQGAQSDYFQATKGGGHGDYHLLVLAPCTVQELVNLTMEAFDLADMYRNPVMILGDAILGQMMEPVEMPEPRPTADLPAKTWATTGACGRPKNVITSLFLDPAKLEKHNLRLAEKYRRMAAEQVRYATYMTEDADVVLVAYGTTARIARAALERARERGLRVGLFRPISLWPFPYEALAAATAGAAHVLVVEMSLGQMIEDVRLACGETKPVHFYGRTGGMSPSPREIMDEIVKIVEKGA; this is translated from the coding sequence ATGGCTGAGAAGGTTCTGATGAAAGGGAACGAGGCGGTGGCTGAGGCCGCCATTATGGCAGGTTGTAGGTGCTTTTTCGGGTACCCGATAACACCGCAGAACGAGATCCCCGAGTACATGGCTAGGCGCATGCCGGAGGTTGGAGGGGTGTTCCTGCAGGCCGAAAGCGAGGTCGCGGGAAGCAACATGGTCTACGGTGCCGCGTGCGCGGGGGCGCGGGTCATGACCACCTCATCGAGCCCGGGGATAAGCCTCATGCAGGAGGCTATCTCGTACATGGCCGGCGCGGAGCTCCCGTGCGTTATCGTGAACATCGTGCGCGGAGGGCCCGGGCTCGGCGGCATACAGGGGGCGCAGTCAGATTACTTCCAGGCGACCAAGGGGGGCGGTCACGGGGATTATCACCTTCTGGTGCTCGCCCCGTGCACGGTTCAGGAACTCGTGAACCTCACCATGGAGGCCTTCGACCTCGCGGACATGTACCGTAACCCCGTGATGATCCTCGGCGATGCCATCCTAGGTCAGATGATGGAGCCCGTGGAGATGCCCGAGCCGCGGCCCACGGCGGACCTCCCTGCGAAGACATGGGCCACCACCGGCGCTTGCGGCAGGCCGAAGAACGTGATAACGTCGCTCTTTCTCGACCCGGCGAAGCTTGAGAAGCACAACCTTCGGCTTGCGGAGAAGTACAGGCGCATGGCCGCGGAGCAGGTGCGTTACGCCACGTACATGACGGAGGACGCGGACGTGGTCCTGGTGGCTTACGGGACTACGGCCCGTATCGCGCGCGCTGCACTCGAGAGGGCCAGGGAGCGCGGGCTGCGGGTCGGTCTCTTCCGGCCGATAAGCTTGTGGCCGTTCCCATACGAGGCGCTCGCCGCCGCAACCGCCGGGGCAGCACATGTGCTGGTAGTGGAGATGAGCCTCGGTCAGATGATCGAGGACGTTCGGCTTGCTTGCGGTGAAACCAAGCCCGTGCACTTCTATGGGAGAACCGGAGGCATGAGCCCCTCGCCCAGGGAGATAATGGACGAGATCGTCAAGATCGTGGAGAAGGGGGCGTGA
- a CDS encoding 2-oxoglutarate oxidoreductase produces MQKLFGRPEALADVPTHYCPGCTHGIIHRLIAEVIDELGVRERAIGISPVGCAVLAYEYFNCDFVEASHGRAPAVATGIKRALPNAVVFSYQGDGDLASIGAGEIVHAASRGEKITVIFVNNAIYGMTGGQMAPTTLPGQKTTTSPKGRDPEVAGHPIRVCELLSSLSGVAYIARVSVTSPANVAKAKRALKKAFETQLEGKGFSLVEFLSTCPTNWGMTPAEALKWVDDKMAVYYPLGEYTKVPEVG; encoded by the coding sequence ATGCAGAAGCTGTTCGGGCGACCTGAGGCGCTGGCGGACGTGCCAACCCATTACTGTCCGGGGTGCACCCACGGCATCATCCATCGACTCATCGCCGAGGTCATCGACGAGCTCGGCGTGCGTGAGCGGGCCATAGGGATCTCGCCGGTCGGATGCGCTGTGCTGGCGTATGAGTATTTCAACTGTGACTTCGTTGAGGCGTCCCACGGCAGGGCGCCCGCGGTGGCGACCGGGATCAAGCGTGCCCTGCCGAACGCGGTCGTCTTTAGCTATCAGGGCGACGGGGACCTCGCTTCGATCGGAGCGGGCGAGATAGTGCACGCGGCTTCGAGGGGCGAGAAGATCACCGTCATCTTTGTCAACAACGCCATATACGGCATGACCGGCGGGCAGATGGCCCCCACGACCCTTCCTGGCCAGAAGACCACCACGTCTCCAAAGGGACGCGATCCCGAGGTGGCCGGTCACCCGATAAGAGTGTGCGAGCTCCTGTCGTCGCTTTCTGGGGTCGCGTACATCGCCCGCGTTTCTGTGACGAGCCCTGCCAACGTCGCGAAGGCCAAGCGCGCACTGAAGAAGGCGTTCGAGACGCAGCTCGAGGGGAAGGGGTTCAGCCTCGTGGAATTCCTGTCCACGTGCCCCACGAACTGGGGGATGACCCCTGCTGAGGCCCTGAAGTGGGTGGATGACAAGATGGCCGTGTATTACCCGCTTGGGGAATACACCAAGGTACCGGAGGTGGGCTAG
- the buk gene encoding butyrate kinase, which produces MARTEGVAPEAKPSEHGGFRILVINPGSTSTKIAVYLDDHVVFQETISHDSAELAKLGDVWAQYRMRLDAIFEALERHKEPVSGFDAVAGRGGILKPVESGVYEVNDEMVRDLTSGGSVSHASNLGALLAREIAARAGVRAFIADPVVVDELWDVARLSGLPEIPRRTIFHALNHKAVARKAARDMGSRYEDLNLVVAHLGGGISVGAHLKGRVVDVSNGLDGEGPFTPERAGALPTLGVVDLCFSGKYTEDEMRRKLVGGGGLVAYLGTSNAAEVERRIDAGDERAAFVYEAMAYQVAKEIGAYAAVLSGEVDAIILTGGLAHSRRLVDWIRDRVSFIAPVMVYPGENEMQALAEASLRVLRGEEQAKAYR; this is translated from the coding sequence GATCAACCCCGGCTCAACTTCGACCAAGATCGCCGTCTACCTTGATGACCATGTGGTTTTCCAGGAGACTATCTCCCATGACAGCGCGGAGCTGGCGAAGCTCGGCGACGTCTGGGCGCAGTATCGCATGAGGCTTGACGCTATCTTCGAAGCCCTTGAAAGACACAAAGAGCCCGTGAGCGGGTTCGACGCAGTGGCGGGTCGCGGAGGCATTCTCAAGCCTGTGGAGAGCGGAGTGTACGAGGTGAACGACGAGATGGTGCGCGACCTCACCAGTGGAGGGTCGGTGTCCCACGCCTCGAACCTTGGCGCGCTTCTGGCGCGGGAGATCGCGGCCCGGGCGGGGGTGCGAGCATTCATCGCAGACCCCGTGGTCGTCGACGAGCTATGGGATGTTGCGAGGCTTTCGGGGCTGCCTGAGATTCCGCGACGCACCATCTTCCACGCGCTCAATCACAAGGCCGTCGCCAGGAAGGCGGCGAGGGACATGGGCTCGCGGTACGAAGACCTGAACCTCGTCGTGGCGCATCTGGGCGGCGGCATCAGCGTCGGCGCCCACCTCAAAGGACGGGTGGTCGACGTAAGCAACGGCCTGGACGGTGAGGGCCCGTTCACTCCCGAAAGAGCGGGCGCTCTTCCCACCCTCGGCGTGGTGGACCTCTGCTTTTCCGGCAAGTACACCGAGGATGAGATGAGAAGAAAGCTCGTGGGCGGAGGAGGGCTTGTGGCGTACCTCGGAACCAGCAACGCTGCGGAGGTCGAACGGCGCATCGATGCAGGCGACGAGCGTGCCGCGTTTGTGTACGAGGCCATGGCGTACCAGGTCGCCAAGGAAATAGGGGCGTACGCGGCCGTGCTTTCAGGGGAGGTTGATGCTATAATCCTCACGGGGGGTCTCGCGCACTCGCGCCGCCTGGTGGACTGGATACGCGATAGAGTGAGCTTTATAGCTCCAGTCATGGTGTACCCGGGCGAAAACGAGATGCAGGCGCTCGCCGAGGCCTCTCTACGCGTCCTCAGGGGCGAGGAGCAGGCCAAGGCGTACAGGTAG
- a CDS encoding GerMN domain-containing protein — protein sequence MSRWQFWIAIFIALALAGWSVGSSMRLARDLARVEKDLDRVFTDLAALSKRVSEIKTAAVAPQPAAQVTVYYARTTLTDSYLVPVKAAVPAGTDAMRGAVELLARGPAPETGLERLIPEGTRVLGVTASGDLATADFSSEIRTRFPGGSRTEELLVWSIVNTLTEFPGITRVQILVEGKKEESIGGHVGIDTPLERNPDLIRPQ from the coding sequence GTGAGCAGGTGGCAGTTTTGGATCGCGATCTTCATCGCCCTCGCGCTTGCGGGCTGGTCCGTGGGCTCTTCCATGAGGCTCGCCCGTGACCTTGCGCGTGTGGAGAAGGACCTCGACCGGGTCTTCACCGACCTCGCAGCGCTCTCGAAGCGCGTCTCGGAGATCAAGACGGCCGCCGTGGCTCCCCAGCCCGCTGCTCAGGTGACCGTGTACTATGCCCGCACCACGCTCACTGACTCGTACCTCGTGCCAGTCAAGGCTGCGGTGCCCGCAGGGACCGATGCTATGCGCGGTGCGGTGGAACTGCTCGCAAGGGGGCCCGCGCCCGAGACTGGCCTGGAGAGGCTCATCCCGGAAGGGACGAGGGTGTTAGGTGTCACCGCCAGCGGGGATCTCGCGACCGCCGACTTCTCAAGCGAGATCCGGACCCGTTTCCCCGGCGGCAGCCGCACTGAAGAGCTGCTTGTCTGGTCGATCGTGAATACCCTCACGGAATTCCCCGGGATTACAAGGGTGCAGATCCTTGTCGAAGGCAAAAAAGAGGAGAGCATCGGCGGCCATGTTGGCATCGACACTCCCCTGGAAAGGAACCCCGACCTCATCAGGCCTCAATAG